A part of Chlorocebus sabaeus isolate Y175 chromosome 28, mChlSab1.0.hap1, whole genome shotgun sequence genomic DNA contains:
- the ZNHIT1 gene encoding zinc finger HIT domain-containing protein 1 isoform X2, producing the protein MVRSQDPGQRRVLDRAARQRRINRQLEALENDNFQDDPHAGLPQLGKRLPQFDDDADTGKKKKKTRGDHFKLRFRKNFQALLEEQNLSVAEGPNYLTACAGPPSRPQRPFCAVCGFPSPYTCVSCGARYCTVRCLGTHQETRCLKWTV; encoded by the exons atgg TTCGCTCCCAGGACCCCGGGCAGCGGCGGGTGCTGGACCGGGCAGCCCGGCAGCGTCGCATCAACCGGCAGCTGGAGGCCCTGGAGAATGACAACTTCCAGGATGACCCCCACGCAGGACTCCCTCAGCTCGGCAAGAGGCTGCCTCAGTTTGATGATGATGCGGACACTG gaaagaaaaagaagaaaacccgAGGTGATCATTTTAAACTTCGCTTCCGAAAAAACTTTCAGGCCCTGCTGGAGGAGCAG AACTTGAGTGTGGCCGAGGGCCCCAACTACCTGACGGCCTGTGCGGGGCCCCCATCGCGGCCCCAGCGCCCCTTCTGTGCTGTCTGCGGCTTCCCTTCCCCCTACACCTGTGTCAGCTGCGGTGCCCGGTACTGCACCGTGCGCTGTCTGGGGACCCACCAGGAGACCAG GTGTCTGAAGTGGACTGTGTGA